TTAATGGCTTGAAAGATATTAATTCTAAACTCTCGGCCTATGTGGAGACCATTGAACAAAAAGATCTGATCGAATTGCAGACTCGCATGGATCTCATCCAGCAAAGGTATCGTTCTTCAGACTAACAAGGAGGTCATCAATCATGACAACACAATTGGTGCAATTGAAGGAAGCCGACATCATCAAAGTGGAACAAGAGGCGAAGCAGCTGCTTCAGAAAGTTTCAACAACGGATACCATGGAACTCGAAACACTGATGGATTCCATTGGGCGAATGGGCTCCAAAACTATGGAGCAGGCCGGCCAATCGTTAGCGATGCTGGAGCGGCCCGTGAATGACTTAATGTCAGGAAAGCGATCTGATGTTCAAAACAACATTTTGAAACTGCGCGGTGAAATCGATTCTTTGAGCAAAAGCAAGCAGCTGGGCTTTTTTGAGAAAATCATGAAGAAGACGCCGCTTAAAAACTATATTTACAAATATCAATCCGTCAAAACAAATGTGAATGCGATTGTGCAATCATTACGCAACGGCAAAGAAACCTTGGAAGAAAATATGGCTTACATGAAAACTTTGAAACGAAACTCTCTCGAATCTGTTTACAATTTGCAGATGAGAATCGCGATGGGAGAGAACCTGAAGCAGCTATTTGAACAAGAGATCGCCAAACCCGACAATGAGCATCGCAAAACACACCTGGAAAGAGGCCTGCGTAAAGTCGTTACACGCATTCAATCCTTTCAAGAGATGATTATTCTGTATCAACAAGCGATCGCCGGAACGGATATTATTAATGACAATAATGATAAACTCATCGATGCTGTGGATGCGACAATTGATAAAACGCAAAACCTGCTTACCGTTTCCGCGATGATTTCCATGGCTATCGACGATCAAGTTCAAACGATTGATGCCGTCAATGCCGCGAATTCTACGCTTAACAAAATGTTCGAAGAGAATTCGCGCTTGCTCAAAGAAACGACGCAAAGGACGAATGACTTGCTAGGCAAACCCGGCGTTCAGATGGAATCCATCGAACGTGGGATGACTGATCTATTTGCCGCCTTGGATTTGTTCGAGCAGTCGAATCGCACAATCATCCAATCTGCGACTGAACATACGAAGCGTCTTGGCTCTATCAGTCAACAGATGACGCAGCGTTTGGGGTTAATGCCAGGCAATAAACCAAACGCAGAATTGAAAACTTCGGAATTGGACGAGCTGATGCAGTAAAAGGGAGGCTTTATAAGAATGAATCCCATTATGAATCGTATTGGAACTGTGTTTATTCCCGTAAGCAACATTGAAAATGCTCGTGATTGGTATTGCAAGCTGCTAGGTTTGCCGGCAGACGGAGAAGTGCTGTTCGGTCATCTATTCATCCTGCCTATGGAGGGTACAGGGATTGTACTGGACAGTAAAATATACCAAGAAGATCGGCTGTACAAAACGCCGGCTTTCCATTTCAACACGACGAATATCGAAGCGGCATTCGAATTCCTCAAAGCTAGCGACATTGAACTCGCCACAGGCATTGAGCATAATCAGTGGATCAATTTCAAAGATCCTGATGGTAATCTTTTGATGGTTTGCAGATGTTAAATGGGCTGGACTCACAAGTCGATATTTACTTGTGGGTCAGCCCACTTTTTTTATGGTGGAGCTAGGTCTAAGTAAATTTGTATATTCATGCAATATAATGCATAATAATTCTGTGACCTACGGTAAAATTTGATAAAAAGGGTGATTGGAATGATATTGACCCACGAGTCTTTACAGCTGGAAGACTACTTAATCGAGAGTGAAGAAGTAGATTATACCGATCCTGCAATTCAAATATTAGCAAATACTCTCTTCCTGGAAGCAAAAACTGAAGTTGATTTTGTGCAAAAAGCTTTCGAATTTGTGCGTGACCGCATTTCACATTCCTGGGATATTCAAAGCTCGCGGATTACCCGCACAGCTTCTGAGACGCTGCATTTTCGGGAAGGGATTTGTTATGCAAAGTCTGGTTTACTATGCGCAATACTAAGAAGCAAAGGGATCCCGACTGGTTTTTGCTATCAACGTTTAACGTTAGGAGATACCCCGGATACAGGGTATTGTCTGCATGCTTTGAATGCGGTCTACTTGAAATCACTCGATAAATGGATACGTCTGGATGCAAGGGGCAACAAGGTGGGGGTACAAGCCGAATTCGCCATTGACGAGGAAAAACTTGCTTTTCCGATCAGGGAACATTACGACGAAGTTGATTATGCTGGGATTTATATACAACCCAATAAGAAGACTATAGATACATTAAAACAGCATACAGACTGCATACAAATGATACTTCATGGTTTGCCGACAAGCTTGTAGATGTTCGTAATTGTGATAAAATGAAATAAATTGGCGATTTATGGAAGAAGGGTGGAGATGAGATGGACAAGAAGAAGCTTGCCGGGGAGCAGGCTGCAACCTATATCGAGGAGGGAATGATACTAGGTTTGGGAACCGGTTCGACGGTATATTGGACGATTCAAAAACTAGGAGAGCTTGTAAAACAGGGACTTAGGATCAAGGGAATTCCAACTTCCAAGGCAACGGAACAGCAGGCAAGAGAACTTGGCATTCCAATTCTAGATATTTCCGAAGTGCAGGAAATTGATTTGACGATTGATGGTGCAGACGAAGTAAATCCACATTTTGCTCTTATCAAAGGTGGAGGCGGAGCGTTGTTTCGAGAGAAAATGGTGGCGTCACTTTCCCGCCGTCTGCTTATTGTCGTTGATGACTCCAAAGTGGTGAATACATTAGGGAAATTTCCTTTGCCCGTTGAAGTCGTGCCCTTCGGTTGGGAAATCACAAGCCGCAATATTGCGAAACTGGGCTGCTCTCCAGAACTTCGCCTTCATACGGCAGGGCCCTTTATTACGGACAATGGAAACTATATCCTCGACTGTTATTTTACAGAAATACAGCATCCAGAGGTACTGAATGAACAACTGACTAAGATTATAGGTGTCGTTGAGACAGGACTCTTTGTGAATATGGCGGAAATGATTATCGTCGGCGGGGATAATGGTGTTTCTGTAAGATCTATCCCCATGCAATCGGAGGCTGCAAATGAATAAATCAATCTTTCGAGCTCTTGGGGTTGGCACTCTGTTTATCTTTGCATATTATGCTTACCAGATTAGTTGGGGCATGATCATAACCTTTCGTTATGCACCAGACTTCGCCAACACCACTGGATCGGTAGGTAATGGTCAAAGTAAAGTGGCTTTCGGACAAGCGGCCAGTAATTGGCAAATAAGCCTTGAGTTAATTGGCATGATGGCTTTAGGCATGAGCATTTATTATTTGGTTCGTTATTTCAAAAAAGGCAAATGATTTCAAAGAATTCTGCCGGCTTCCTTCATCATTTGTGAGGGCGTTTTACCCCGTATCTGCTTGAATTGTCGGCTGAAGAAGGAGAGATCGTTGTAGCCAAGTGCTTCCGCAACTTCGGTAACGTTCATGCCATTGTAGCGCAATAAATGCTCGGCGCGATCAATCCGCATTCTGATCAAGTACTGATCAAAAGTAATACCCATAACCTGTTTGAATTTAAGCGCGAAGTATCGAGGCGAGAGCTGAGCTTGCTCAGCTAGTGCTTCCACAGTGTGAAGAGTACCAGGAGATTGTTTGATTTGATGGGCAATTGTACGAATGACAGAATTTGGCCGATCTATCATAGGTTGTTGTGTGCTTATCTCTTCCCGGCGAAGCTGCTTGAGCAGCAAAGTTAACAATAGCTTTGCTTCGGAATCATCTTCGCTTGCAGGAGGAATCATCGTTTCAACAAAATGGTTTAAATAAGTTTCAAAAAGATACGTGTCTCGGACGACATGGTAGTAGACAGGAAGTTCGCTAGCCATCGCCATTGGTAATGAGAAATGAATAAACGTGACAGTCAGTGGTTGTTGAGGATTGTGCTCAGCGAGCGTTCGGTCCCCAGGACGGAATAGAAAACAACTCCCTTTACGAATCTCATAGGTATGATTGTGCAAGTTCATCGTTCCTGCCCCACTCCAGGTATACCACAAATCATAATCGATTAAAGGTTGATGACGTGTGTCCCATTTCCAGTTCTTTTCACAGGTTACCTTTCCTATATTGCAGTTGAGCTGTAGTTGAGCTGCTAGTTCTAATATGATAGATCACCCTCTTCTTAGGTAGAAAAGTACCAATATTGTGTGGTTAAGTCTATTCATTTTAGCCTAATTACTCTTTAAGATAAAGAGAGCATCAGCAAAATCATCTAGCACATAGGAACATGACAGGAGTGATTAGAATGCTTCATCCATTCATGGGAATCGAAGATTGGGACCGAGTGGGTCTATCCGTGGAAGAGTCGGCAAGAAGGCTTCAAAGAATTGCTTATATGGATCGTGGTCTCATGCATATGGAGGCCGGGTTTATGATTGCCACGCCAGAATATGAAGTGAAGGGTGCTCTGTCAAGGATGGTATGGCAAGATGCCAGCCATCATGACGAACTTCGAAGCCGCTGCAAGCAGCTCAGGATGAGTGTGGTCGCCTTCGATAAATGCCAGGATGTGGCACTGAAGGAACTCTTGGATAGGTCACTGGAGGCCGAGTCGACTTTGATCCGATTGAAGGTTCTATTCGAAGTAATCAAGCCAGCGCAGATAGCGGCAATTCGATCTTATATGAGTCTGGCACAACCTTTGGTTGATGAGCCGACGTTATCGCTGTTTAAAAGACAACTGCCGGAGAGAGAAGATCAAGTCGCTTGGGGGATTGCTGCGATTGCTGAATTATCCCAAGCGGCGAAGGAAGACGAACTGGAGTATGCTGTGAAGTGGAAGGGTTATACGGAGGCACTTCTTAGAGCAGCAGGGGGAATAGAGGGGACGGATAAGCGGGAAGAGACAGCGGAGGCGCTCATCTTGAAGACACGGCCTTTCGAAGTTCCCCGTCAAAGTACGCGCGACTCTCGATTCGTTTCTGCGATTAAGAAACATAAAGATCAGCATTTCGCTGATTCGGATCAGGGAAGACTCGAACAGATGATGTTCACTCGTTTTTTCGAAATGTCACCAGCGGAAGGTGTGGCTTATGTGCATTTTACGACCGTAGGCAAGCCGTGGGCGTTCTATTACGATACGGCGCGTCATCTCTGGGACGAGGTCAGACACGCGTGGTTTGGCGAAGCTGCGCTCCGTAAGAACGGTTACGATATTTATGAAGTTCCCAACTGGACTGGTTGGTACGATATGACGGCCCAACTGTTCGAAAAAGATGAAGCCTACACGCATCTGACCATTGCGATTGAAAAGGCAGCGATGAAATATCCCCCTGGCAAGCGGGAAGAATGGGAGTTTTGCCGGGATATTGCCAAGGATCCCTTGATGACGACCTTCCAGGATTTCGATTGGGCAGATGAGGTCGTTCATGCCAGCTTTGGCCAGAAATGGATCATCGATGAAGTCCATCACGGTGACAATAGAGCAGCGAAAGAAGCGGCAGCTGCTACCGTTACGAAGCGACTCGCCTATATGAGAAACTATGAGGACGACGCTCCTCCGAAGGCAAATCGGTTTGCTGGAGGGTACTGAGTACTTGTGAATCAACCGCCCACCAATAAAGAAGAGGCTGTGCCAAAAGGTTGTATAATTACCTTTTGGCACAGCCTCTTTTTTTAAAATATAAGAGTTTATATGTTTTGGGGTGAGCGCGGAGTTACTCCAGCCGCCTTGTGCGAACAGAGGGAGGGAACTACAGTCCGCTATTCTAGCCAAAAGTATCCATATCGCGGGAGTGAGGGAACTACAATCCGCTATTTTGCTGTTTCAAGGCAAATTCAGCGTTTTTCGTGGAAATAAGACCCTGTAGTTCCGCTAATACCCTAGCATCCCTGCTATATGCCTATTTAGCGTCCTATAGTTCCCTTAACAGGTTTTGTCGCTACGAAGAGGCTGATCTCTCAGGGCGGCGAAGCCGTTTTTCTTTATCTTGCGTCAAAATAAGGCAGCTGAAGGTGCTTCTGTATCCCGTAGACATAAGTCTACAAAATTTCCTTCTTTAGTGTCGAAACACACCGTTTCGACCGTTATTTTTGGCGCCATAGAGTGCTTTGTCACAAGAAGAATACAGCGTTTCTAATTGTGTATCGGGATTTGGAATCAGCGTAACAACGCCTAAACTTATGGTATAGGCTGCTGGCAGTTCCGAATTGGTTGTCCCAGCGATAGCTCGCCGGAATAATTCCGCTTTAGCAGTCGATTCTTCTATGCCCGCGCCGGGAAGTAAAATAGCGAACTCGTCGCCGCCATATCGCCCAAACAAATCATGTTTCCCCAATAGGCTCGATATCCTTTTGCATAGATCCTGCAGGACCAGATCACCTGTATCGTGCCCGTAGGTATCATTAATCGTTTTGAACTCATCGATATCGAACAGCAATAAGGAAACAGGCTTCCCTTTTTTAGCGAAACTGCTAAGAATTCTTCGAGCGTGGAGAACAAACATTCGCCGGTTGAGAATGCCGGTTAAATCATCATAATTCGCAAGCATGGTTAATTCGCGATCGGCCCGTTCTTTCAAAAGTAGGACAAAACCTGTATTCCCTAGAATCATGACCAGATAAAGGACTATAAAAGAGATGGTTTGATAAAAACTTGGTGTGAAAAACCCCATAAGATTATTCAAAAGAAGTGCAAACACACTTCTTATTACAAGGGCTAAGCTGATTAATAGATAGATGCAGCCCATCATTTTCATAAGCAAAGATGAAGCTTCGTCCTTCATCATTCGGTAAGCGGGAAGAATAATAAGGACGGCTAGGCCCAAAGACCCAACGAGAATGCGCACTCGCTCAACATTGTAAAAGAAAAGACATAAGTGAAAACAGATCATGATGGCACTTGTCATGCTGATATAGAATCTTCTGGTGGACACATGAAATTGCTGCTGCAGTTTGAGCAACGCTACAGTTTCCAAGCTGAATCCGAGGAAAAGGAGAGAATTGGTCAATGAGATTGTTACCGTATCAGGAATTCCACCACGCCAAATTAGGACAATCCAGGCTAGAGCTTGAACACATTTTCCAGCAAAAAAGATATTCATTGTTGTATCTTTAGGGTGTTGACTCCAATAAGCGCTAATTAAAATAACGGTAAACAGGTGCCCAATGACTAACGTGATGAAGATTGTCTTCATATCCAATAACAAATCCATATTGAACCACCATCTTATGTATGAGTTCCATGCCACTTTGAGTATAACCAATAATTCTACAATTTTCCACAAAAGTTCGCATGAATAAACCCCAAGGTCGGGATTATCCGATTCTTAGGGTCACACCACCGTTATGTCAATAATTGAACACGGTTATTTACAAGCTTATTTCTGTTGGCCTTTCAATACCCAAGAAACGAATTGATAGAATGTGTTCTCGGTGAAATCAGTCATCTCGAAACGATGCGCGTCAATGGAGTCCTCAGCCGGACTGACATCGGACGGATGCCCCGGTTCAAATTCATTCGTTATCCCTTGTTTATTGCCTGCATTGTAAGTTGTCATGGAAATGTTCCTTCCCCAATTATGTTGGTGTATAATTGTCCGCAAGGAAAGAGACGACAAAAAAACCATCTCTCTCATTGAAAGAAGGTCGGTTGCACTATTCGCTCCACTAGGTCAAAGTGCCCATATAATGACCAAGCTTCATTGCGCCCTGTTATAGTTCTTAGTACACAAATTATACATCGAGTTGCTATCACTAGTAAATACCTTATAGACTATGAAATAGATAAGAAAAAGTAAATTTACATATAAAGTATAATTTATGATAAAATTGAAAATATTTGAATGCATTTTTTAAAAATATTAAAATGAGATCGTCGTCAAGTTGAGGAGAAGGGTTATGAAGCAATGGATAGAATTATCTCGCCAAAGATGTAAGGATCGCGGGATGGATCCTACAAGAATATCTTCGGCGGGAATTAAATTATCAGACAATCAACTGCAAGTGGAAAAAGAACGATATCGGGATATTCTTGCTGTAATTCAGTATTTTGCTGAAAAAATATTGTCACTCTTGGCCGGAAAGCCGCATCTGATCCTTGTTAATAACGAACAGGGATACATCTTAGACAGCTATGGGGATGAAGGATTCAAATCAGTCATCAACAATTATGGCATTCATGCGGGAATCAAATGCGACGAAGAGTTTATGGGCACGAATGTAGTCACACTCGCTCTGCAAGAGCAGGCACCCATCCAGATCGTCGGCGAGGAACATTATCATGAGATGCTGGGAAATACGGCGTGTTATTGTGTGCCGTTCCATTTCCCAATGTATCATAATTTATCAGGGACCATTGCCATCATGACCTCGGTCGAGCACCATAATCATACCTATCTAGCACTTCTTTCTAATATGGCTGATTCTATTGAAAGAGAACTATCGCTTCGAATGACGAATCAGAATCAAAATCTTATTCAGCAGCTTGTTGTCAATAACATGCGCAACGGCATTATTATGACAGATGAGCGCGGTATTATTACAGAGTTTAACGCCTATGCCGAGAAAATAACAGGAAGAAATCGGGAAAGTGTCATCCATACGCCTGTCTTTCCTTTCGAACATTTCGGAAGCTATTTCTATCAAGCTCTCAAGTATCGGAAGCAATTCGAAAATATAGAGCTTTCTTTCCGATATTCGTTGGATCAGAAGAATGTGTGCCTGTTCGATTTACTTCCCATTATCAATGAAAAGGGCGAAATTTTAGGCGCTTTTGCTCAATTTCGTGATATTACGGATCGTGTTGTTCTTGAACGGCAATTCATTAATGCGGAAAAGTTCTCAGCCATCGGGAAGATGGCAGCAGGTTTAGCCCACGAAATAAGGAATCCGCTAACCTCGATTATCGGTTTTTTTCAGCTGCTTCAGAAATCAAATGATCCGCAGAAATTTCAGAATTACGTGGGACTCATCAATACGGAGCTGCAAAACATGAAGCAGTTGGTTTCTGACTTCGTTGTCATGGCAAAACCAAGCACGCCGGAGAGAAAGGCCGTAAACTTGCAAGAATTTTTGAAAGATACGATTCGGTTTATGGACAGTCAAGCCATTCTAAAAAATACATCTATCACCGCTATATATGATGAATCATTAACAATGGCTTGGATTGATCCTGCTCAAATTAAACAGGTACTGGTTAATTTAATTCAGAATGCGATAGATTCCATCGACAAAAATGGATTTATCCAGCTTTCAACGAAGATGGGTGCCAATAATAAAATGTTCCAAATCAGCATTGAAGATAACGGCGTGGGCATGACGAAGGAAGAGCTCGCGCAAATCGTAAATCCATTTTTTTCAACAAAAGAAAACGGCGTTGGACTTGGTTTATCCATCTGTTATCGGATCATTGAAAATCATAAAGGGAATATGACAGCCACATCGCGCAAAGGGATAGGAACGAAATTTGAAGTGACGCTTCCGCTTTCCTAAACTAAGCAAAGTAAACCGTCAACCTCACTTGTTGCAAGTGGGTGTGACGGTTTTTTCTATATGCAAATAGGTATTAACTTACCAAACGAATGCGCTTGTAATAATAACCAACAAAATGAAAAGTACCAAAATTGCTGCTGAAGAAGTACCTACGCCGCCTGTTCCACAACCTGCGCCACCAACATAAGACATTTAAATCACCCTTTCTTTGGAGTTGCTTGTGCTACATACCTAATGTATGGATTCTCGGTCAAGATGTTTGGGCCAATGGAATGATTGTGCTGTTGTCCCTGTTGGAGCAGAAGTTGCATGTTTTTTTTGAGATCGTTTATAGTTAGTCTAGGCACATAGGTAGGAAATTAATGGAACCGGAGGGGAATATCATGACAGAAGTGAAATTATCAATTGATTATGAGCAGTATGAAGAGGGTGTTAAAATCAAGGATCTTCTGGAAGAGCTAGCCGCGAAACCAGAGAGTACGGAGCTAAACAGCCTCATTATCGGTGATTGGGGCGGCTCTTATGAGAATGATTCCAGCGAAATTGTCGCTGCGTTGACGCAATTGAAAGACCGGTTTCCCAACCTGCGCAAATTATTCATTGGTGATATGGGGTTCGAGGAATGCGAGGTATCTTGGATTATGCAAAGCAATCTTACCCCTATCCTAACGGAATTCCCTGAACTGGAATCATTGACGATAAAGGGAAGCACAGGGTTGGAGATAGAGCCGGTGAGCCATGCGAAGCTGCAGGAACTTGTCATTATTTGTGGTGGACTAGGCAAAAAAGTTCTTGCTAGTATTAGTCAATCTTCATTTCCGCAATTAAAAAAGTTGGAGCTTTACATGGGGGTTGAAGACTATGGGTTTGATGGTGAGCTAGCGGATATTCTTCCTCTCATTGAACAGGGTAAATTTCCTGAATTGACGTATCTGGGTTTGAAAAATAGTGAACTTGAAGATGAGATTGCGATTGCGTTGGCAGATGCGCCAATTCTGAGTCAGCTTCATACGTTGGATTTGTCGCTGGGAACGTTAACGGATAAAGGCGCAGAAGCGCTTCTTGCAAGCGATCAGGTGAGAAAATTGCAATTCCTTGATCTCAGCTATCATTACATGTCAGATGACATGGTACAACGATGGCAGGCCTCTGGACTTTCGGTTGATACAGACGAACAACAAGATGCGGATGAGGATGAAGACTATCGCTATCCTTCGCTTACGGAATAAAGCATGGCACCGATGCTATTAATCGGCAACCCTGGGAATCGCCGGACGAACGGCGTGCAAGCAGCAAGGGTTAGACTTGGCATGTCCCCAGCGGTTGTCGTGCCCTATCTGGCTTTGTTAAAAGGCGAGATTTCGCTAGCCGAAGTGGCTGAACGTGAGGGCTTGCAGTTGGGGAAGACACCTTGGCTGCGTTTGGATGCACCTGGGGAGGATCATGAAGTTGAATGCGCATTAATGGCACTAGGTTCTCCAGATGCCGCAGGCTTGAATGGCGGAGATCGGTTGCTGCCATTCGGCGAGCGAAGCGATCCTGATCCGTGGTCTCAAGCGATGATCGCGGGTTTGAAGGAGCAGCCAGGTCGACTGTATCATCCATCCCAGTGGTTTCGCGGCTATGGACGCTTGCTTGCTCGGATTGAGCAGGAAGCAGCCGAGCTATGGCCAGAAGGACAGTGGGTGAACGCGCCGCGAGACATAGTCGCTATGTTTGATAAAAGAAGGACGCATGAGGTGTTGCAAGCGGCAGGTGTGCCTGTTCCTCGGCCATTGGCTGAGCCTGATCGGATTTCGAATTATGAAGAATTGAAGGAATTCATGCTCATGCAACGGAAGCACCGGATATTCATCAAGCTAGCTTGCGGATCGGGCGCATGCGGTGTTGTCGCTTATCAAATTAATCCAGTCACTGGCGCGGAATTAGCAGTAACAACAGTTGGCGTTGAGTCTTATCTGTCCAGGCCTTCGATGTTTTATAATTCTATGAAGATTCTCACCTATTCAGACAGGAAGACGATCAGAACCATCGTTAACTGGCTGCTTCAGCAGGGTACGCATATCGAGCAATGGATAGCGAAGGCCGCTTACGAAGAGAGGTCCTTCGATGTCCGTCAACTTGTTGTTGCTGGAGAACCCTGTCATAGCATTGCCAGGGTTAGTCGATCCCCGATTACGAACCTGCATTTGCGCAGTGAGCGGATGAGTCTGGAGGCTGTAGGATTGGATGCAAACTTGCGAAATTCCGTAGGGGTGTGTGCGGCTCAAGCACTTGCGGCATTTCCCGGTTCTTTGGTTGCTGGCGTGGATGTATTGCTGAGCCGCGGGGCATTGCAGCCGTATGTGTTAGACGTCAATCCGTTCGGCGACTTGCTTTACAAGGTGCAGTTCCAAGGAGAAGACACTTATGCCTGGGAACTTATGAACTGTGCTAAAGGGGAACAGATATGACAGATATGAACGCGATTATCGGCACCCATGATCTTGTCATGATTACGCTGGATACACTGCGTTATGATGCTGCTGATCTGGAGGAGTCCAATTGTCCAAACTTATGCGGCAGCGGATCTTGGGAGAAGAGGCATACGCCAGGCAGCTTTACGTATGCGGCTCATCACGCTTTTTTTGGCGGCTTTTTGCCGACGCCGGCAACGCCGAACAAAGCTGATCATGTGCGTTTGTTTCACTCCAAACATACCGGGCTCAAGACGCATCCGCATACATGGCTATTCGATACACCGGATCTCGTATCAGGGTTGCAAGCGGAAGGCTACCGAACGATCTGCATCGGCGGCGTTATTTTCTTTACCAAGAAAGTGCCGCTTGCCCGAGTGCTGCCAGGTTATTTTCAACAAAGCTACTGGCGGATGACGTTTGGCGTAACGAACCCTCGTTCCACAGAGCATCAGGTCAATCACACAATTAAACTTCTGGATCAGTTGGATGAGAAGGAACGGCTGTTTCTATTTCTAAATGTATCTGCGATTCATGGACCTAATCACTATTACGTTAAGGGGGCCAAGCGAGACTCCATAGAGACCCAACGTGCAGCACTGCGCTATGTGGATGGTGAATTAGGTCGTTTGTTCGATGTACTGCGAAAGCGGGAACGGCCTGTGTTCTGTCTTGTTTTCTCAGATCACGGCACTTGTTATGGGGAAGATGGTTATGAAGGACATCGGCTTGCGCATGAAGCTGTATGGACTGTACCTTATCGTGAGTTTATTCTATAAAGGATGTGAGCGGAAGATGACTTCTAGCGATACTTCAAGGATCCGCAGTTGGGCTGATCATATGCGTGCAGAACCTTACCGTTCTTATTTATATGCTTATCCGCACAAAACCGCCTATCGGGAGCTGGAACCGAGCAGGCCATTGTCAGAGCTTTGGGCCCAAGAAACGGCTGAAACGTATTTCTTGTACATGCACATCCCATTTTGCGGAGCACGCTGCGGTTTCTGCAATTTGTTCACTTTGCCTGATAAAAGAACTAGCAGTCATGAACAATACGTTGATGCATTGGAACGGCAAGCGCGCGAGTGGGCTTCTTTTGCAGGCGGCAAGCCATTTGCCCGGTTCGCAATCGGTGGCGGAACGCCGACCTTGCTTGAGCCGCAACAGCTTGAGCGCTTATTTGGGATTGCCGAGGAAGTGATGGGGTTAGATACCCGGCAAGCGTCCATCTCTGTCGAGACATCCCCGGAAACGGTGACGGAGGCAAGGCTTCGAATCTTGCATGCGCACCGCGTAGATCGAGTCAGTATGGGGATTCAAAGCTTTATTGAGGATGAATCAGCAGCGATATATCGGCCGCAAAAACCTCTTGAAGTGGAGAGAGCTTTGACCTTGTTGAAGAGCGAGCCGTTTCCAATTCTTAATTTGGACCTCATTTATGGGTTGCCTGGACAAACGGTTGCCACTTGGCTGTATTCTGTTGAGCGAACACTGGCTTATGAACCGGAAGAAGTGTTCATCTATCCGTTATATACACGTGAGCAAACCATTGTTAAACCTGATGATATTCGCCGCGTTGGTATCGACATTCGGATGGACTGTTATTTGGCTGCGCGCGATCGTTTGCGAGAAGCGGGATATATCCAGCATTCCATGCGTCGATTCGCTAAACCAACGGCCTCTTCGGCCAAGCAATTGCTGCCATATGGCTGCCAGGAAGACGGGATGGTTGGTTTAGGCTGCGGCGCACGCTCGTACACCAGAGAGCTCCATTATGCTTCACGCTACGCCGTGGATCGCCAAGCTACGGCAAGTATTATTGCCGATTATGTCGCTGCCGAGCGCCATGATAGAGCAGACTACGGCTATCAGTTGAATAAAGCGGAGCAACAGCGCCGATTTATTCTCAAAGCCATTTTGCATACAGAAGGATTGGAGCTTTCAAGTTACGTTGAACGCTTCGCT
Above is a genomic segment from Paenibacillus sp. HWE-109 containing:
- a CDS encoding ATP-binding protein, whose translation is MKQWIELSRQRCKDRGMDPTRISSAGIKLSDNQLQVEKERYRDILAVIQYFAEKILSLLAGKPHLILVNNEQGYILDSYGDEGFKSVINNYGIHAGIKCDEEFMGTNVVTLALQEQAPIQIVGEEHYHEMLGNTACYCVPFHFPMYHNLSGTIAIMTSVEHHNHTYLALLSNMADSIERELSLRMTNQNQNLIQQLVVNNMRNGIIMTDERGIITEFNAYAEKITGRNRESVIHTPVFPFEHFGSYFYQALKYRKQFENIELSFRYSLDQKNVCLFDLLPIINEKGEILGAFAQFRDITDRVVLERQFINAEKFSAIGKMAAGLAHEIRNPLTSIIGFFQLLQKSNDPQKFQNYVGLINTELQNMKQLVSDFVVMAKPSTPERKAVNLQEFLKDTIRFMDSQAILKNTSITAIYDESLTMAWIDPAQIKQVLVNLIQNAIDSIDKNGFIQLSTKMGANNKMFQISIEDNGVGMTKEELAQIVNPFFSTKENGVGLGLSICYRIIENHKGNMTATSRKGIGTKFEVTLPLS
- a CDS encoding YjcZ family sporulation protein — its product is MSYVGGAGCGTGGVGTSSAAILVLFILLVIITSAFVW
- a CDS encoding STM4015 family protein, whose protein sequence is MTEVKLSIDYEQYEEGVKIKDLLEELAAKPESTELNSLIIGDWGGSYENDSSEIVAALTQLKDRFPNLRKLFIGDMGFEECEVSWIMQSNLTPILTEFPELESLTIKGSTGLEIEPVSHAKLQELVIICGGLGKKVLASISQSSFPQLKKLELYMGVEDYGFDGELADILPLIEQGKFPELTYLGLKNSELEDEIAIALADAPILSQLHTLDLSLGTLTDKGAEALLASDQVRKLQFLDLSYHYMSDDMVQRWQASGLSVDTDEQQDADEDEDYRYPSLTE
- a CDS encoding STM4014 family protein yields the protein MAPMLLIGNPGNRRTNGVQAARVRLGMSPAVVVPYLALLKGEISLAEVAEREGLQLGKTPWLRLDAPGEDHEVECALMALGSPDAAGLNGGDRLLPFGERSDPDPWSQAMIAGLKEQPGRLYHPSQWFRGYGRLLARIEQEAAELWPEGQWVNAPRDIVAMFDKRRTHEVLQAAGVPVPRPLAEPDRISNYEELKEFMLMQRKHRIFIKLACGSGACGVVAYQINPVTGAELAVTTVGVESYLSRPSMFYNSMKILTYSDRKTIRTIVNWLLQQGTHIEQWIAKAAYEERSFDVRQLVVAGEPCHSIARVSRSPITNLHLRSERMSLEAVGLDANLRNSVGVCAAQALAAFPGSLVAGVDVLLSRGALQPYVLDVNPFGDLLYKVQFQGEDTYAWELMNCAKGEQI
- a CDS encoding STM4013/SEN3800 family hydrolase, whose translation is MTDMNAIIGTHDLVMITLDTLRYDAADLEESNCPNLCGSGSWEKRHTPGSFTYAAHHAFFGGFLPTPATPNKADHVRLFHSKHTGLKTHPHTWLFDTPDLVSGLQAEGYRTICIGGVIFFTKKVPLARVLPGYFQQSYWRMTFGVTNPRSTEHQVNHTIKLLDQLDEKERLFLFLNVSAIHGPNHYYVKGAKRDSIETQRAALRYVDGELGRLFDVLRKRERPVFCLVFSDHGTCYGEDGYEGHRLAHEAVWTVPYREFIL